A stretch of the Gossypium hirsutum isolate 1008001.06 chromosome D07, Gossypium_hirsutum_v2.1, whole genome shotgun sequence genome encodes the following:
- the LOC107953813 gene encoding uncharacterized protein isoform X1, which yields MQVTAVLIAAGNKLLLKIHGNKSTSKEVIHIPSYRSEVIYGGTWFSSSRKFVPSFVFAIYTRYIKSCALSDITKSKQLLDKLVVVKYNGALGKNMGFGGPEWGLENTIKGKTSNIVIPSQAVAS from the exons ATGCAAGTTACTGCTGTTCTCATTGCTGCTGGTAACAAGTTATTGCTTAAAATTCATGGTAACAAATCTACTTCAAAGGAAGTTATTCATATTCCTTCGTATAGAAGCGAAGTTATTTACGGTGGAACTTGGTTCTCCAGCTCTCGTAAGTTTGTTCCCAGTTTTGTATTTGCCATCTATACCAG ATACATTAAAAGTTGTGCATTAAGTG ATATTACTAAATCTAAGCAGCTTTTGGATAAGCTTGTTGTGGTGAAGTATAATGGAGCTTTGGGAAAGAATATGGGTTTCGGTGGTCCCGA ATGGGGGTTGGAGAATACGATCAAAGGGAAAACATCAAATATAGTGATTCCCAGCCAAGCAGTGGCTTCTTAG
- the LOC107953813 gene encoding uncharacterized protein isoform X2: MQVTAVLIAAGNKLLLKIHGNKSTSKEVIHIPSYRSEVIYGGTWFSSSRKFVPSFVFAIYTRYIKSCALSDITKSKQLLDKLVVVKYNGALGKNMGFGGPD; encoded by the exons ATGCAAGTTACTGCTGTTCTCATTGCTGCTGGTAACAAGTTATTGCTTAAAATTCATGGTAACAAATCTACTTCAAAGGAAGTTATTCATATTCCTTCGTATAGAAGCGAAGTTATTTACGGTGGAACTTGGTTCTCCAGCTCTCGTAAGTTTGTTCCCAGTTTTGTATTTGCCATCTATACCAG ATACATTAAAAGTTGTGCATTAAGTG ATATTACTAAATCTAAGCAGCTTTTGGATAAGCTTGTTGTGGTGAAGTATAATGGAGCTTTGGGAAAGAATATGGGTTTCGGTGGTCCCGA TTGA